The Halopelagius inordinatus genomic interval GAGATATTTTCTTCGGAAGGGCGAACCGGTCACGTATCGACTCTGGTGGGATATAAACGGTCGTCGGACGACCCAGATTCCATGCAGACGGCCGTCCAACTCTACACGCTCCGTTCGATGGACGCTTCGCTCCCGGAGACGGTTCGCCTCGTCGCCGAGGCCGGATTCGACGGCGTCGAGTTCGCCGGCTTGGGCGACGCCGACGAGGACGCCGTCGCGGACGCGCTTTCCGCGACCGGTCTCGCCGCGCCCTCGGCGCACGTCGGCATCGACGCCCTCGAATCGGACCCGGCCGCAGAGCGAGAGAGATACGAACGGTTCGGGACGGAATCGCTCGTCGTTCCCTATCTCGACGCCGAACAGTTCGCGGACGGCGACGCCGTCGTCGAAACCGCCGCCCGGTTGGCCGCCGTCGCCGAGAACGTTCCCGGCCTCGGCTACCACAACCACGAACACGAGTTCGTCGACGTCGACGGCGCGTACGCACTCGAACGCGTCGTCACCGACGCCGACGTCGCACTCGAACTCGACGTGGGGTGGGCGCACGCCGCCGGGGCGGACCCCGCGGCACTCGTCGAACGGTGGGCCGACCGAATCGACCGCATCCACCTGAAAGACGTCGTCGCCGACGCGGACGC includes:
- a CDS encoding sugar phosphate isomerase/epimerase family protein, whose protein sequence is MQTAVQLYTLRSMDASLPETVRLVAEAGFDGVEFAGLGDADEDAVADALSATGLAAPSAHVGIDALESDPAAERERYERFGTESLVVPYLDAEQFADGDAVVETAARLAAVAENVPGLGYHNHEHEFVDVDGAYALERVVTDADVALELDVGWAHAAGADPAALVERWADRIDRIHLKDVVADADAPRGGRPADLGSGDVPLDACLDAAREASVEWVVFEHDDPEDAAESLERAASWLAERGL